Proteins encoded within one genomic window of Vanrija pseudolonga chromosome 3, complete sequence:
- the ADM-B gene encoding Disintegrin and metalloproteinase domain-containing protein B, translating into MSPPSSQRWAAWSLTLLVAAWLFVASASAHTPHQPPVRRVHIPAGSSLRVLPRRTGQGNLATRSFLAPPPHSLRHDDTLLLTAKLPGLINHDVHLLLHPTENLFHPEAKVVFQNSEGARAEPLVAEDWRVYQGDVIRPSFVKRLWDEEAAGVARDASDKNGVLGTASVMVHDVGDNEVLWEGVFTVNGVTYNVLTRQNYEFAKSERDVDVDLAEMGDMVVFSDADVYHDAAQLVGGKLPELCSHDKLDFNMDPAHPVRRRDGLLAQRDDIGGGGGLPDTNYINTINSTQGCPTSQKALYMGVALDCNYVSKYTTTDAARKRVISNWNMISNLYRQTFKVSIGITALVVEDPNCPATPPQDTPWNVGCSAGYSLDERLSIFSQWRGYRGDDGAGLWHLMTACTTDTEIGVAWLGTLCQTDSSQSNVQQNQYVSGTGVSTATTNEWSLTSHEIGHNFGAIHDCTSGCSLSSKCCPYSPSSCNANGQFIMNPNSQPGEVSFSGCTLGNICSYIGSKSFTCLVDPNSQHVISLQQCGNGIVEPGEDCDPGLNATSACCDVTTCKFLPNAKCDPANSACCTPQCGYASAGTVCRPAVSPQCDVAEVCSGTNSTCPKDVTKPDGNSCGNGLQCAAGVCTSLDLQCQKAGSNLNLTKACGNRGDKSCIVTCKDPTVANQCTILQTPLLDGSPCGYGGHCYNGTCASGSWNKVFESWYTQNLQISIPVTVAVALVVLVILYGIFRCFARCCASRPPKDRQMPMTQTRYNGGYPHPQRSSPTTENGEFKAGDPLLVPGGLPASHHARHTSSHYSDDSGAVRGEPHPAGGYSDPYATGPGGYGNIDDYPASRDSNSQQRRAPSDWVDETMYNGANYGPQEAAGGGGYQNHQYAPFDNQHNQAPPPPPQGQQDVWHDAHETNPNQNAPNNPYDQQYQSQPHSGGYGYAR; encoded by the exons ATGAGCCCACCATCATCGCAGCGGTGGGCCGCATGGTCGTTGACGCTGTTGGTCGCCGCATGGCTCTTCGTCGCCAGTGCATCAG CACATACACCACACCAGCCACCAGTGCGCCGAGTGCACATCCCCGCCGGATCGTCGCTCCGTGTGCTCCCCCGCCGCACAGGACAAGGCAACCTGGCGACCCGCTCGTTCCTCGCACCGCCTCCCCACTCGCTTCGTCACGATGACACGCTACTCCTGACGGCCAAGCTCCCCGGTCTCATCAACCACGACGTGCATCTCCTCTTGCATCCCACCGAGAACCTGTTCCaccccgaggccaaggtcgtcTTCCAGAACAGTGAAggtgcccgcgccgagcccctAGTCGCTGAGGACTGGCGGGTCTACCAGGGCGATGTGATCCGCCCCTCGTTTGTCAAGCGCCTctgggacgaggaggccgctgGCGTTGCCCGCGACGCAAGCGACAAGAatggcgtcctcggcacggCCAGCGTCATGGTCCACGATGTCGGAGACAATGAGGTACTGTGGGAAGGTGTCTTCACAGTCAACGGTGTGACCTACAACGTCCTCACGCGGCAGAACTACGAGTTTGCAAAGTctgagcgcgacgtcgatgTGGACCTGGCAGAGATGGGCGACATGGTCGTCTTCTCAGACGCCGACGTCTACCACGATGCCGCACAGCTGGTTGGCGGCAAGCTCCCAGAGCTGTGCTCgcacgacaagctcgacttCAACATGGACCCTGCCCACCCCGTCCGTCGCAGGGACGGTCTCCTGGCCCAGCGTGACGATAtcggtggaggcggtggtcTGCCAGACACCAACTACATCAACACGATCAACTCGACGCAGGGATGCCCTACATCGCAAAAGGCCCTGTACATGGGTGTGGCGCTCGACTGCAACTATGTGTCCAAgtacaccaccaccgacgccgctcgcAAGAGGGTCATCAGCAACTGGAACATGATCTCCAACCTCTACCGCCAGACGTTCAAGGTCTCGATCGGCATCACGGCCCTGGTTGTCGAGGACCCCAACTGCCCTGCGACGCCACCCCAGGACACGCCGTGGAACGTTGGCTGCTCGGCAGGGTATTCCCTCGACGAGCGTCTCTCCATCTTCAGCCAGTGGCGTGGTTAccgcggcgatgacggcgcaGGCCTCTGGCACCTAATGACGGCTTGCACCACCGACACTGAGATTGGCGTTGCCTGGCTTGGAACTCTGTGTCAAACCGACTCGTCTCAGTCCAACGTGCAGCAGAACCAGTACGTCTCGGGCACTGGTGTCTCGACCGCCACGACCAACGAGTGGAGTCTCACCAGCCACGAAATCGGCCACAACTTTGGCGCCATCCACGACTGCACCAGCGGATGCAGCCTCTCCAGCAAGTGCTGTCCCTACTCGCCTTCGAGCTGCAACGCCAACGGCCAGTTCATCATGAACCCCAACAGCCAGCCTGGCGAGGTGTCATTCTCGGGCTGTACTCTTGGCAACATTTGCAGCTACATTGGCAGCAAGAGCTTCACctgcctcgtcgaccccaaCTCTCAGCATGTCATCTCGCTCCAGCAGTGCGGCAACGGCATTGTCGAGCCTGGAGAGGACTGTGACCCCGGCCTCAAtgccacctcggcgtgctgcgACGTTACCACCTGCAAGTTCCTGCCCAACGCCAAGTGTGACCCTGCCAACTCGGCATGCTGCACGCCCCAGTGCGGCTATGCGTCGGCGGGCACAGTCTGTCGTCCGGCCGTCAGCCCCCAGTGTGATGTGGCAGAGGTCTGCTCTGGAACGAACTCTACCTGCCCCAAGGACGTCACCAAGCCTGACGGTAACAGCTGTGGCAACGGCCTCCAGTGCGCTGCCGGTGTGTGTACATCGCTCGACCTGCAATGCCAGAAAGCTGGTTCCAACCTCAACCTCACCAAGGCTTGTGGAAACCGTGGCGACAAGTCGTGCATCGTCACCTGCAAGGACCCGACCGTTGCGAACCAGTGCACAATCCTCCAGACGCCGCTTCTCGATGGCTCCCCATGCGGCTACGGAGGGCACTGCTATAACGGCACGTGCGCATCGGGCTCGTGGAACAAGGTCTTTGAGAGCTGGTACACTCAGAACCTACAGATCTCGATTCCTGTTACAGtggccgtcgccctcgtcgtcctcgtcatcctctACGGCATTTTCCGCTGCttcgctcgctgctgcgcgtcCCGCCCTCCCAAGGACAGGCAGATGCCCATGACCCAGACTCGTTACAACGGAGGCTACCCTCACCCCCAGAGGTCATCGCCCACGACCGAGAATGGCGAATTCAAGGCTGGTGACCCTCTCCTCGTTCCCGGAGGTCTCCCCGCCTCTCACCATGCCCGCCACACGTCGAGTCACTACAGCGACGACTCGGGTGCCGTTAGAGGTGAACCTCATCCCGCTGGCGGCTACAGCGACCCATACGCCACTGGACCCGGAGGCTACGGCAACATTGACGACTACCCTGCCAGCCGCGACAGCAACAGTCAGCAGAGgagagcgccgagcgacTGGGTCGACGAGACCATGTACAACGGGGCCAACTATGGCCCTCAGGaggcggctggcggtggcggatACCAGAACCACCAGTACGCGCCGTTCGACAACCAGCACAaccaggcgccgccgccgccaccgcagGGGCAGCAGGATGTCtggcacgacgcgcacgagaCGAACCCAAACCAGAACGCACCCAACAACCCTTATGACCAGCAATACCAATCTCAACCTCATTCTGGTGGCTACGGCTACGCACGTTAG
- the xyd1_0 gene encoding D-xylose 1-dehydrogenase (NADP(+)), protein MTTKPFTLRWGIIGTGGISTRFSKDLLVDPSTRGVYDVAHKIAAVGSRSVASAQKFLDTIAASDIAPFNWGPAHGVLDGAKAHGSYEEVYNDPNVDAVYVGTPHVYHHANAKAALLAGKNVLCEKPFTLDVAELDELIAIAKEKNLFLMEAVWTRFHPIAFAVQDVLKSGKLGKPVRMSADFSMNFEPDTRPDSNRMIDPKLAGGSLLDQGPYPALWAMLAFHHHPDNKDADPKVVASYQRIYERSGVDAASHWIVEWKGLGQAHCVTDMAASGYNDASVVITCRQGDLVLNFPPWKPTKLSIVPHGIYEPGTIQERSVQEFTVHPGDGMHYEADEVARCISKGLKESPRVPLAESRITQGWLDAVRRAGGSVLKDTVGTAGK, encoded by the exons ATGACCACAAAGCCATTCACTCTCCGCTGGGGCATcatcggcaccggcggcatcTCGACGCGATTCTCAAAG gacctcctcgtcgacccgtCCACCCGCGGCGTGTACGACGTGGCGCACAAGattgccgccgtcggctcgCGCAGTGTCGCCTCGGCTCAAAAGTTCCTCGACACCATCGCGGCGTCCGACATTGCGCCGTTCAACTGGGGCCCAGCACACGgtgtgctcgacggcgccaaggcccaCGGCTCGTACGAGGAGGTGTACAATGACCCG AACGTTGACGCCGTCTATGTCGGCACGCCGCACGTCTACCAccacgccaacgccaaggccgcgctccTGGCCGGCAAGAATGTGCTCTGCGAGAAGCCGTTCACGCTCGAcgtggccgagctggatgAGCTCATCGCCATTGCCAAGGAGAAGAATCTCTTCCTCATGGA AGCCGTTTGGACCCGCTTCCACCCCATCGCGTTCGCAGTGCAGGACGTCCTCAAGTCTggcaagctcggcaagcCGGTGCGCATGAGCGCTGATTTCTCCATGAACTTTGAGCCTGACA CTCGCCCCGACAGCAACCGCATGATCGACcccaagctcgccggcgggTCCCTCCTCGACCAAGGACCCTACCCCGCCCTGTGGGCGATGCTGGCgttccaccaccacccagacaacaaggacgccgaccccaaggTCGTGGCGTCGTACCAGCGCATCTATGAGCGCTCGGGTGTTGACGCGGCGAGCCACTGGATCGTGGAATGGAAGGGGCTCGGCCAGGCGCACTGCGTCACGGAcatggccgcgagcgggtACAATGACGCGTCGGTGGTCATCACCTGCCGGCAGGGTGATCTCGTGCTGAACT tccCTCCATGGAAGCCGACCAAGCTCTCCATCGTGCCCCACGGCATCTACGAGCCCGGCACTATCCAGGAGCGCTCAGTGCAGGAGTTCACCGTGCACCCCGGCGACGGCATGCACTACGAGGCTGACGAGGTGGCGCGCTGCATTTCCAAGGGGCTCAAGGAGAGCCCGCGGGTGCCGCTGGCGGAGAGCCGGATCACGCAGggctggctcgacgccgtccgtcgcgcgggcggctcggTGTTGAAGGATACGGTGGGTACCGCTGGCAAGTAG
- the ubxn-1 gene encoding UBX domain-containing protein 1: MSNKEQLISMGFEPDRIDWALRATKNAGLQQAMDHILDNSARDVPEAADDAPEEPADGAEAKSIKCSECGKVFRSSATASFHAEKSGHQEFEESTEEIKPLTEEEKKAKLDDLRAKLAEKRAAASKEDEKAQRANEAIRRKAGQDTGRLKEEMKIKEAQKDVERKKQEKLEDARARAAIKAQIESDKRERAAKAAAEKAAREGVAQPTAAAPAAPARPAANIKSSENPETRLQIRLHVGGAPLVKTFPSESKALVDVAEFVASQNLAYSVDTVNFATTFPRKSYSRDEMRKSLKDNGLTPSAVLMASV; encoded by the exons atgTCCAACAAGGAGCAGCTTATCAGCATGGGCTTTGAGCCCGACCGCATCGACT GGGCGCTCCGCGCGACCAAGAACGCCGGGCTGCAGCAGGCAATGGACCACATCCTGGACaacagcgcgcgcgacgtgcccgaggccgcggacgacgcgccagaggagccggccgacggcgccgaggccaagtcTATCAAGTGCAGCGAGTGCGGCAAGGTGTtccgctcgagcgcgactgCGTCTTTCCACGCCGAGAAGAGCGGGCACCAGGAGTTTGAGGAGAGCACCGAGGAGATCAAGCcgctcaccgaggaggagaagaaggccaagctgGACGATctgcgcgccaagctcgcggagaagcgcgcggccgcgagcaaggaggacgagaaggcgCAGCGGGCGAACGAG GCCATTCGACGCAAGGCGGGCCAGGACACCGGCCgcctcaaggaggagatGAAGATCAAGGAGGCGCAGAAGGACGTTGAGCGGAAGAAGCAGG agaagctcgaggacgcgcgtgcgcgtgcggccATCAAGGCGCAAATAGAG TCCGacaagcgcgagcgcgccgccaaggccgccgccgagaaggccgcgcgcgagggcgttgCCCAGccgactgccgccgccccagccgcgccagcgcgccctGCCGCCAACATCAAGAGCAGCGAGAACCCCGAGACGCGGCTGCAGATCAGGTtgcacgtcggcggcgcgccgctcgtcaaGACGTTCCCAAGCGAGAGCA aagccctcgtcgacgtcgcagAGTTTGTCGCGTCCCAGAACCTCGCTTACAGCGTCGACACGGTCAACTTTGCCACCACGTTCCCGCGCAAGAGCTACTCGCGCGACGAGATGCGCAAGTCGCTCAAGGATAATGGGCTCACTCCCAGTGCTGTGCTCATGGCCAGCGTGTAA
- the PTRHD1 gene encoding Putative peptidyl-tRNA hydrolase PTRHD1, giving the protein MLRAARRPLSQTLDAGRLLSRTMASEPAPQTPTRLPGAPNPPVPKPTGLVMQIILRRDLVTELGWPMGPMMAQAAHAASAVQHEFAEHPDMKRYLAGDDGLAWMVMRKAVLEVPDWAALRALAFKLDEAGFPAHLWMEEPEHTPTALALVPNKRPKALKKILDEAGVTLWK; this is encoded by the exons ATGCTCCGCGCAGCCCGCCGACCGCTGTCCCAaaccctcgacgccggccgcctACTATCCCGCACGATGGCCTCGGAACCAGCACCACAAACCCCGACGAGGCTGCCGGGCGCGCCGAACCCCCCCGTGCCCAAGCCAACTGGGCTAGTGATGCAGATCATCCTGCGGCGCGACCTCGTGACG GAGCTGGGCTGGCCCATGGGCCCGATGatggcgcaggcggcgcacgccgcctcggcggtgCAGCACGAGTTCGCCGAGCACCCCGACATGAAGCGATACCTtgcaggcgacgacgggctcgcgTGGATGGTGATGCGCAAGGcggtgctcgag GTGCCCGACTGGGCGGCGCTCCGCGCGCTGGcgttcaagctcgacgaggcggggtTCCCGGCCCACCTGTGGATGGAGGAGCC agaacacacgccgacggcgctcgcgctcgtgcccaATAAGCGGcccaaggcgctcaagaagatcctcgacgaggcgggggtCACGTTGTGGAAGTAG
- the echs1 gene encoding putative enoyl-CoA hydratase, mitochondrial produces the protein MLVTLRPTVAARTAFQSYVRAMSTQAEPLVLSRRSDSGKVQILTLNRPKALNALSTPLFDVLNVELEKADADPEVRAIVLTGGDKVFAAGADIKEMKDKTFSEAYSTNFLGSWAKLATIKKPIVGAVAGYALGGGCELALMTDILVASEKATFGQPEITLGIIPGGGGTQRLVKTIGKARAMDLTLTNRKITGKEAYDWGLAARLVPADQSVTEEAVKIAEGIAGFGALAAQAGKEAVNAAGELPLSEGLRFERRLFQALFATADQKEGMAAFAEKRKPTWKHE, from the exons ATGCTTGTCACTCTTCGCCCCACCGTTGCTGCCCGCACCGCGTTCCAGTCCTACGTCCGCGCCATGTCGACCCAGGCTGAGCCCCTCGTCCTCTCGCGTCGCTCCGACTCGGGCAAGGTCCAGATCCTCACCCTCAACCGCCCCAAGGCCCTCAACGCCCTCTCGACGCCCCTCTTCGATGTCCTcaacgtcgagctcgagaaggccgacgccgaccccgaggtccGCGCCATTGTCCTCACCGGCGGTGACAAGGTCTTTGCGGCCGGTGCCGACATCAAGGAGATGAAGGACAAGACTT TCTCCGAGGCCTACTCGACCAACTTCCTCGGCTCGTGGGCCAAGCTTGCTACCATCAAGAAGCCCATCGTCGGTGCCGTTGCCGGCTACGCT CTTGGCGGTGGCTGTGAGCTTGCCCTCATGAccgacatcctcgtcgcTTCGGAGAAGGCCACCTTCGGCCAGCCCGAGATCACCCTCGGCATCATccccggtggtggtggcaccCAGCGTCTTGTCAAGACCATTGGCAAGGCCCGCGCCATGGACCTCACCCTCACCAACCGCAAGATCACCGGCAAGGAGGCCTACGACTGGGGTCTTGCCGCCCGTCTCGTCCCCGCCGACCAGTCGgtcaccgaggaggccgtcAAGATCGCCGAGGGCATTGCTGGCTTCggtgcccttgccgcccagGCCGGCAAGGAGGCCGTCAACGCCGCTGGCGAGCTCCCCCTCTCGGAGGGTCTCCGCTTCGAGCGCCGCCTCTTCCAGGCCCTCTTCGCCACTGCCGACCAGAAGGAGG GCATGGCCGCCTTCgccgagaagcgcaagcCCACCTGGAAGCACGAGTAA
- the tif211 gene encoding Eukaryotic translation initiation factor 2 subunit alpha, whose translation MPRFYESKYPEVDQLVMVQVQSIEDMGAYVKLLEYDGIEGMILLSELSRRRIRSVQKIIRVGRNEVVVVMRVDPEKGYIDLSKRRVSAEDVVKCEERYEKGRAVDSILTQVAKRRGVTPESLYEQIAWPLHRKYGHSYEAFKLSISEPEAVFGDLGIDEETLIELKHTIARRLTPKPVKVRADIEVKCFAYSGIEAIRKALKAGEACSTEEVPIKVRLVAPPLYVMTTTSTDKTAAIETMEKAVEAIGAVITEEKGDINVKMAPKVVSETDDAELKALMEQFAQANMDVAGDDDSEEED comes from the exons atgCCTCGCTTCTACGAGAGCAAATACCCCGAG gtcgaccagctcgtcaTGGTCCAGGTCCAGTCCATCGAGGACATGGGTGCCTATGTCAAGCTC CTCGAGTACGACGGTATCGAGGGAATGATCCTGCTTTCCGAGCTGTCGCGACGACGTATCCGTTCGGTCCAGAAGATCATCCGTGTTGGACGTAACGAGGTTGTCGTTGTCATGCGTGTCGACCCCGAAAAGG GTTACATTGACTTGTCGAAGCGTCGTGtgtcggccgaggacgttgtCAAGTGCGAGGAGCGGTATGAGAAGGGCCGTGCCGTCGACTCGATCCTCACCCAGGTCGCCAAGAGGCGCGGCGTCACCCCCGAGTCATTGTACGAGCAGATTGCCTGGCCCCTTCACCGCAAGTACGGCCACTCGTACGAGGCGTTCAAGCTCTCGATcagcgagcccgaggccgtgtTCGGAGATCTTGGCATTGACGAGGAGACGCTCATCGAGCTCAAGCACACGATTGCCCGCCGTCTGACGCCCAAGCCTGTCAAGGTCCGCGCCGACATCGAGGTCAAGTGCTTTGCCTACTCTGGTATCGAGGCCATCCGcaaggccctcaaggccggTGAGGCCTGCTCGACCGAGGAGGTTCCTATCAAGGTCCGCCTGGTCGCCCCTCCCCTCTACGTCATGACGACCACTTCGACCGACAAGACGGCGGCCATCGAGACGATGGagaaggccgtcgaggccattGGCGCTGTCATCaccgaggagaagggcgacaTCAACGTCAAGATGGCCCCCAAGGTCGTCTCGGAgacggacgacgccgagctcaaggcgctcatGGAGCAGTTCGCCCAGGCCAACATGGACGttgctggcgacgacgactcggaggaggaggactaG